The nucleotide sequence CGAAAAATGAAAACCGGGAACCCAATTTTCTCTTACTCACACGCCCTCAACACCTGACTGTTGCACTCCATTCTTTGCTTCCCTATGAACCGTCTTCTGTTTAACTTCTCTCCCTGGCTGGATGTCCTGGCAATTGCTGCCTGGGGAGGATTGTTTCTGTATTATCGGGCAAACGGCAAGCTCTTTCTGCTGATCCATCCCAGCTATATGTGGTTAACAGTGGTAGCTGGCGTGGTACTGGTGGTGGTGGCCCTATTGAAGGGAATGGTGTTGATGCGCCAGGCCAGGCGATCAACCGTTCGCGGCGGATCGGGGGCACCCCATTTGAGGATTTTTCCTCCTGGAATAGGAAGTTTGTTGTTGCTGGCGATCGCCATCCTGGGGATGGTGATTACACCCCGTGCCTTTGCCAGCCAGACCGCCCTAGACCGGGGTGCTACGGATACGCTGACGGTTACGCGAGTCAGACCCCAGGTTTTTCGAGGATCCGAGAAAACGGAAGATAAGTCTCTGGTTGACTGGATTCGAACCTTGACGGTTTATCCAGAGCCGGATGCTTACACAGGGCAGAAGGCAAAAGTGCAGGGGTTTGTGATTTATCCTCCAAATCTGCCCAATCAATACCTGTTGATTGCTCGATTTGTCATTACCTGTTGCGCGGCGGATGTTTATCCAGTCAGCCTGCCCGTTAAGCTGGCTCAAAGTCGGGACACCTACAAAGCTGACTCGTGGCTGGAAATTGAAGGTGCCATGATGACTGAAACGCTGGCGGAGAAGCGTCAACTTGTGATTGAGGCAAAAACCATCAAAGAGATTCCTGAGCCAAAAAATCCCTACGAATATTAATCCCTACGAATATTAATGACTTGCCTGAAGGCGGCAAAATTTGCGATCGCGTTCCCATTGCGGTTCTTGCCAGCCAAAGGAGAAATGGCTGATGGACTGAATAGAGGAGGAGAGCGATCGCAGGGCTGCCATCTGCTCCTCCAGGGATGGACGTTCTGGGGTTGCCTGTCCCCATGCCCCGGTCAAGACTGGCTCAACTCGGGTTCCAGGGGATGACAGGTCAAGCACCTTCTTGACCTGTGCCACAATGCAGCTTGTGTCACCACACACCCCATAAGCCATTGGGTGCCACTCAATTGAACCTGGAAACCGCTCCCAGCTTTGCAGGCGTGAATCAAACCCTTTGCCGACGGGCTGATTTGCCTCTGGGAAAAAGACAGCCCCTGCTGGAATTCCCTGCTGCTGAACCAGGGCGGTTGCAGCGGACAGAAACTCTACTGGACCCAGCATGGCGTGGGTAACTGCCAGATTCCAAAGCTCTTTGTTCAGGGCAGGAAGGCGTTGAGCGGGAGGGGCTGTCCATGCAATGGAGGGCGATCGCCCCTGCCATTGGGGTTCCTGCTCATGGGGAAATTGGCGCTCGACTGCTACCAGATCTGCGCTGGTCAGGTAACCCTGGGCAACATAGCGGCGGATCAGTTCACGCCCTCTTTGGTTCTGGGCGCGGTTATACAGGGCTTGCAGGGAGGCATCCCCATAGATCCACAGGTCTTTGGTACGGCTGACAACGGAGGCGGCTCCTATGCCCTTGGGATAACGAATGTAGTCGAACAGCACGCCATCAGGTCTGCGCTGAAGAACGGCCTGCACAAGCTGCTGATAGTCAGCGATCGCCTCCGGGTTGTAGGGGTCTACA is from Leptothermofonsia sichuanensis E412 and encodes:
- a CDS encoding family 10 glycosylhydrolase; this translates as MFWSRFYPRLFAIAVIMSLTASGIRIHPVQAETGDECRLSTQDRGQKQALLQAALAGDATAQQAYQTLIAQHAERLSLCRRYSWLQTQATWLRLYPCDSKPGMLDALFDEIVNRGYNQVNIDVFSNGQVLLPSANNPTVWASLLQEPGTEHIDLLAQAIQKGHERGIKVYAWLFSLNFGHAYAHHPERQQVLARNGEGETTASAALKASFTTGKDLSSVNEIFVDPYNPEAIADYQQLVQAVLQRRPDGVLFDYIRYPKGIGAASVVSRTKDLWIYGDASLQALYNRAQNQRGRELIRRYVAQGYLTSADLVAVERQFPHEQEPQWQGRSPSIAWTAPPAQRLPALNKELWNLAVTHAMLGPVEFLSAATALVQQQGIPAGAVFFPEANQPVGKGFDSRLQSWERFPGSIEWHPMAYGVCGDTSCIVAQVKKVLDLSSPGTRVEPVLTGAWGQATPERPSLEEQMAALRSLSSSIQSISHFSFGWQEPQWERDRKFCRLQASH
- a CDS encoding TIGR03943 family putative permease subunit, which codes for MNRLLFNFSPWLDVLAIAAWGGLFLYYRANGKLFLLIHPSYMWLTVVAGVVLVVVALLKGMVLMRQARRSTVRGGSGAPHLRIFPPGIGSLLLLAIAILGMVITPRAFASQTALDRGATDTLTVTRVRPQVFRGSEKTEDKSLVDWIRTLTVYPEPDAYTGQKAKVQGFVIYPPNLPNQYLLIARFVITCCAADVYPVSLPVKLAQSRDTYKADSWLEIEGAMMTETLAEKRQLVIEAKTIKEIPEPKNPYEY